Genomic segment of Corynebacterium appendicis CIP 107643:
GGCGAGCTTTCCTAAGGGGGCGACTGCGCGGGAGGTGGTGACGTCGAAAAGCGTCTTTTTCTGCTCTTCCGCGCGGCCGCGCACGACCGTGACGTTATCGAGGCCGAGTTTTTCAGTGATCTCGCTGAGGTAAGTCGAGCGCTTCAGCAGCGGCTCGATGAGAGTGATGCTGAGATCAGGTCGGGCAATGGCTAGGGGGATGCCCGGCAGGCCCGCGCCGGAGCCGATGTCCGCGACGCTCACACCCTCGTCGAAGGCGTCGGCGATGACCGCGCAGTTGAGCACGTGGCGGCTCCACAGGCGGGAGACTTCCTTCGGGCCGATGAAACCGCGCTCAGCGGCGGTGGTGGCAAGGGAATCGTGGTAGGCCTGCGCGAGCGGCAGACGATTACCGAAGATCTCGGCTGCCGCTGCTGGCGCTACCTCCCACTCGGGCATGTGCTCAGGCATGTGCCTTAATTCCCTTTCTTCTTGCCCTGGTTGTTGTTCTTGTTTTTGCCCTTTTTCTTCTTGCCCTTCTTCGGGTTATCGGGCTTGGCGCCGGGCTTCGGCTTCAGGCCGACATTGGAGTCGGTGTCCGCCTTGTCTTCCGCTTGGTCCTTCGGCTGGGCCTCTGGTTGCTCCGCCGGCTCGTTCTCCGGGTGGTTATTGTTGGCGCGCTGCTTCGCGGCGTCGCGCTCGCGCTGCTTCTTGGAGCGGTTGTCAACAGTGCGGGCGCCGGCTACAGGAGCGGAAGCGCGCTTCGCCTCGCGCTTGGCTGCTTCCTCCTCTTCCTCTTCCTTGTCCATCTTGGCGTAGACGATCTTGGTCTGGAAGAAGGTCCAGATGTTGTTGGACAGCATGTAGGTCAGCAGGCCGATGTGCCACAGGAAGCCGGTGAACAGCAGGGTTGCCGGGAGGAACCACAGCATCATGCCGTTCATGGTCTTCATCTGCATTTCCATCATTTCCGGCGAATTCATGCCGTTTTCCGGCTGCTTCTTGCCGGCAGCAGCCTGCTCCGCCTTGCGCTTGGCCATGCGCTCGCGCTGGCGGCTCATGGACATGCGCGCGTTGAAGTGGGTCAGCAGCACACAGGCGATGACTAGCGGCAGCGCCACCATGATGATGTCGGTGCGGGAGAAGTCCGACGGCGCGAACGCCGCGAACTGCTCTTCCGGCATGGACATGTAGGACGACAGCGGAACACCGAAGACGCGTGCATCCAGGAAAGACTGCACATCCTCAGGGGAGAAGATGTAGTTCGCGGTGTTGCGGTTCTCCTCGACGGACATGCCGAGGCCGCCAGCGCCAGTACCGGTGCGGTTGAAGGAGCGCAGCACGTGGAACAGACCGATGAACACCGGCATCTGCACCAGCGGGACGATGCAGCTGGCCAACGGGTTCATGTTGGCTTCCTTGTACAGGCGCTGCATCTCCATCGCCTGCTTCTGCTGGTCCTTCGCGTATTTAGCGCGAATCTCCTGCATTTTCGGCTGGAGTTCCTGCATCTTGCGGCCGGAGCGCAGCTGGTTCACCATCGGCTTGACCAGGAAGACACGGATGGTGAAGGTGAGGAACACGATCGCCAGCAGCCACGAGGCACCGGAATCCGGCGAGAAAATATAGCCGAAAATCTTGTGCCAGAACCACAGGACGGCTGAGATGGGCCAGTAGATGAAATTCAGCACTGGTTGTCTAACTCCTGTTCATAGGTACGGGGTCGTAGCCGCCGGGATGCCAGGGCCCGCACTTGGCTAAACGCGCAAGAGCGAGAAGGCCACCGCGGGCCGCTCCATGCCGGGACACCGCTTCGAGCGCATACGCGCTGCACGTCGGCTCAAAGCGGCACGTCGATCCCATCTTAAGGGGTGAGAAAAGTTTTTGGTAAAGCCGCACGCACCGCACCATCAAACGGCCGACGGGCCCACTGGGTGCGGGAATGCGCTCGCCGTCGGTGTTGAAATACCGGGCGTGCTCGTGACCGGTCATGAACGCGCGGCCGCTTTCTTGCGGGCACGCTCAATTCCCGATTCCATGTCCTTGAGCAGCTGAGCGCTTGTCGCGTCAGCACTTGCCGGAAGGGCACGGACGACGATGTCCACCTCCCGGTCGAGGTGCTCGGCGACCTCCATGCACACATGCCGCAACTGGCGCGACAGACGGTGGCGGGCGACGGCGTTGCCCACCTGCTTAGACACAATTAACCCGAACCGGGGACCGCCGGAAATCACGGTCTCGGTTCGGGTGTAATAGTGCACCACGAGGGTGCGGGTGCCTGCGCGCCCGCCTTGAGAGATCACCCTGCGGAATTCCGCGGACGAGGTGAGCTTATGGGCGCGGGGCAGCACAGCGCTCAGATGAGCCTAGAAAAGCTAGGCAGTGAGCTTGGAACGGCCCTTGCGGCGACGCGCGGAAACGATGGCGCGGCCGGCACGGGTGTTCATGCGGGTACGGA
This window contains:
- the rsmG gene encoding 16S rRNA (guanine(527)-N(7))-methyltransferase RsmG, with amino-acid sequence MPEHMPEWEVAPAAAAEIFGNRLPLAQAYHDSLATTAAERGFIGPKEVSRLWSRHVLNCAVIADAFDEGVSVADIGSGAGLPGIPLAIARPDLSITLIEPLLKRSTYLSEITEKLGLDNVTVVRGRAEEQKKTLFDVTTSRAVAPLGKLAGWSLPLVRPGGSMTAMKGASVAEELERDAAMITKAGGTDAEILTVGEGLLEQPTTLIRIVRAA
- the yidC gene encoding membrane protein insertase YidC, whose translation is MLNFIYWPISAVLWFWHKIFGYIFSPDSGASWLLAIVFLTFTIRVFLVKPMVNQLRSGRKMQELQPKMQEIRAKYAKDQQKQAMEMQRLYKEANMNPLASCIVPLVQMPVFIGLFHVLRSFNRTGTGAGGLGMSVEENRNTANYIFSPEDVQSFLDARVFGVPLSSYMSMPEEQFAAFAPSDFSRTDIIMVALPLVIACVLLTHFNARMSMSRQRERMAKRKAEQAAAGKKQPENGMNSPEMMEMQMKTMNGMMLWFLPATLLFTGFLWHIGLLTYMLSNNIWTFFQTKIVYAKMDKEEEEEEAAKREAKRASAPVAGARTVDNRSKKQRERDAAKQRANNNHPENEPAEQPEAQPKDQAEDKADTDSNVGLKPKPGAKPDNPKKGKKKKGKNKNNNQGKKKGN
- the yidD gene encoding membrane protein insertion efficiency factor YidD, encoding MTGHEHARYFNTDGERIPAPSGPVGRLMVRCVRLYQKLFSPLKMGSTCRFEPTCSAYALEAVSRHGAARGGLLALARLAKCGPWHPGGYDPVPMNRS
- the rnpA gene encoding ribonuclease P protein component, with the protein product MLPRAHKLTSSAEFRRVISQGGRAGTRTLVVHYYTRTETVISGGPRFGLIVSKQVGNAVARHRLSRQLRHVCMEVAEHLDREVDIVVRALPASADATSAQLLKDMESGIERARKKAAARS
- the rpmH gene encoding 50S ribosomal protein L34 produces the protein MSKRTFQPNNRRRARKHGFRTRMNTRAGRAIVSARRRKGRSKLTA